A part of Sebastes fasciatus isolate fSebFas1 chromosome 10, fSebFas1.pri, whole genome shotgun sequence genomic DNA contains:
- the LOC141775927 gene encoding general transcription factor II-I repeat domain-containing protein 2A-like, with amino-acid sequence MSLSKKRKVDAECRLFQEKWSSSYFFTEVNGKAVCLLCLQQVSVLKEYNVRRHYETLHADKYNNFQGQQRREKVNELLAGLKKQQSVFTHSREISDAAVKASYLIANEIAVASKPFSEGEFVKTCMLKAAEIVCPEKRQVFSNISLTRNTVADRISDLSADLDSQLKRKVKSFIAFSVAIDESTDITDVAQLAIFIRGVDDTLTITEEFVELVPMTDTTTAADIFTALVGALDRVGVDWSRAVSLATDGAPSMIGKKAGVVTKFREKVQTANGERDFWTFHCILHQEALCCKSLKMDNVMKVVVQTVNFIRSRGLNHRQFDSLLREKDHNHGLPYHTEVRWLSRGAVLRRFFELREEIEQFMEKKGKPVLEFQSTEWMQDLAFMVDVTEHLNNLNKMLQGRNKVVTQYYDSICAFKLKLSLWETQLAGGDAAHFPCLKDVCATQHAADMKRFKDKITGLLREFEQRFQIFGELEKDFKVFCSPFTANASDLPVNIQLEIIDLQCDSDLKGKFAAAGLDTFYQYLLPRYPNLTALAAKVLCMFGTTYLCEQVFSVMSINKTNLRSRLTNKHLNNILKLAATQDVTPDIDALVKAKRCQVSGVK; translated from the coding sequence ATGTCTCtgtcaaaaaagagaaaagtggaCGCAGAGTGCAGACTGTTCCAAGAAAAATGGTCATCCTCCTATTTCTTCACGGAAGTGAATGggaaagctgtgtgtttgttgtgtttacagcaagTTTCAGTGCTGAAAGAATATAACGTTCGTCGCCACTATGAGACTCTTCATGCCGACAAATACAACAACTTTCAAGgacaacagagaagagagaaggtgAATGAATTGTTGGCGGGTCTGAAGAAACAGCAGTCTGTGTTTACTCATAGCCGAGAAATCAGTGACGCTGCAGTGAAAGCTAGCTACCTTATTGCTAATGAAATTGCAGTGGCTTCAAAGCCATTTAGTGAGGGGGAATTTGTGAAAACATGCATGCTGAAGGCTGCGGAGATTGTGTGCCCTGAAAAGCGCCAGGTTTTTTCAAATATCAGCCTGACAAGAAACACAGTTGCAGACAGGATTTCTGATCTTTCGGCGGATTTGGACAGCCAATTGAAGCGCAAAGTAAAGTCATTTATTGCGTTTTCAGTTGCAATTGACGAAAGCACTGACATTACAGATGTTGCGCAACTGGCCATATTCATCCGCGGAGTTGATGACACTTTGACCATCACCGAGGAGTTCGTGGAGTTGGTGCCAATGACGGATACCACAACAGCAGCTGATATTTTCACCGCACTCGTCGGCGCCCTGGACAGGGTCGGAGTGGACTGGTCCCGcgctgtcagcctggctacagatGGTGCGCCCTCAATGATCGGGAAAAAAGCAGGTGTTGTGACAAAGTTCAGAGAGAAAGTGCAGACTGCAAATGGAGAACGTGATTTTTGGACTTTTCACTGTATTTTGCATCAGGAGGCTTTGTGTTGCAAGTCATTAAAGATGGATAACGTCATGAAGGTGGTCGTCCAAACTGTTAATTTCATCCGATCCAGAGGCCTGAATCACCGTCAGTTTGACAGCCttctcagagagaaagaccacAACCATGGGCTGCCATACCACACCGAGGTAAGATGGTTAAGCCGAGGTGCTGTGCTGAGGCGTTTCTTTGAATTACGAGAGGAAATTGAACagttcatggaaaaaaagggcaAACCAGTGTTAGAATTTCAGTCCACAGAATGGATGCAGGACCTTGCatttatggtggatgttacaGAGCACTTGAATAACTTGAACAAAATGCTGCAAGGGCGCAACAAAGTTGTCACGCAGTATTATGACAGCATATGTGCGTTCAAGTTGAAGCTGTCATTGTGGGAGACGCAACTCGCAGGTGGTGATGCAGCTCACTTTCCTTGTCTGAAAGATGTGTGCGCGACCCAACATGCCGCAGACATGAAGCGGTTCAAAGATAAAATAACGGGACTATTGCGGGAGTTTGAGCAACGTTTTCAGATTTTTGGTGAACTggagaaagacttcaaagtgtTTTGCTCGCCATTCACCGCGAATGCCTCTGATCTGCCCGTCAACATCCAACTTGAAATAATAGACTTGCAGTGTGACTCAGATTTGAAGGGCAAATTTGCTGCAGCTGGCTTGGACACATTTTATCAGTATCTCTTGCCACGTTACCCCAACTTGACAGCCCTTGCTGCAAAAGTGTTGTGCATGTTTGGAACCACATATCTTTGTGAGCAAGTTTTCTCTGTAATGagcatcaataaaacaaatctgcgcTCAAGGCTCACGAACAAGCACTTGAATAACATCCTGAAATTGGCTGCCACTCAGGATGTGACGCCTGATATTGATGCACTTGTGAAAGCTAAAAGATGCCAGGTTTCAGGAGTGAAATAA